TGAAAAGTTTTCGGGCAACCAAATGAGTCAGTATACTGCTTCGATTGGGAAAGAAATTACATGGACACCAGAAGGATCTACATCTGCAGTCTCAGGTGTTGTGGATGGGATTTCAACGCAAAATGGGAGTTATTTCTTTATCGTTGGTGAACAAAAAATACCTGTTGGCTTGGTAACAGAAATTAAGCAAAAAACTGAACCAACAACCGAATCAAACTAACTATTCTTGAAAATATAGGAGGAAGAAAAAATGTTAAAATCACTATACTCTGGCATATCGGGAATGAAAGGTTTTCAAACAAAACTAGATGTTATAGGAAATAATATTGCCAATGTTAATACAGTAGGTTTTAAGAAAAGTCGTGTGATGTTTCAGGATATTATGAATCAAAATATTACTGGCGCAACTCCTCCGCAAGCACGACAAGGTGGAACCAATCCAATCCAAATCGGACTGGGATCAAAAATTTCATCGATTGATACTCTACACACACAGGCAGCCCGATGACAACAAGCTTTGGATCTGACTTAATGATAGATGGAGATGCATAT
The DNA window shown above is from Bacillus sp. T3 and carries:
- a CDS encoding flagellar basal body protein, with the translated sequence MLKSLYSGISGMKGFQTKLDVIGNNIANVNTVGFKKSRVMFQDIMNQNITGATPPQARQGGTNPIQIGLGSKISSIDTLHTQAAR